From the Haladaptatus sp. DJG-WS-42 genome, the window TGTGGGTAATGCAGGAGGTGCTGGCGCGTGTCAGGCCGGATGCGGTAGTTCGCCGCTGGCATCCCCAGCGACTGTTTGACCATCCCCGACCCCATCGTAATCCGCGGCGAGGCGTTGTGTTCCGGGTACGGAATCATGCCTGCACCGATACCGAAGATGAGCTGCGGGTCAATCTCCAGATGCGTGTGGTCGTCGGTGATTTCCTCTGGATCGACCGCGACGTAAATGTCCTCTTCTTCCTCTGCGTCGATGTACTCGACGTAGCCGCGGTCGACGAGGTCGTCGAATTCGAGCTCACCGGACGAGACTTTCTCGACCTCCTCGTCTGAGACGAGCAGTTCGCCGTTTTCGACGATGAGGAGCGGACGGCGGGCACGGCCCGCGTCTGCGTTGATGATGACTTCGCGGGTCCGACCTTTCACCGAGACGTTCACCATCTCGCTGACGTCGCCGCGTCGTCGGGCCTCTCGGACCTGGTTTGCAAGCTGTTCAGGGTCGGGGTGTGTCCCAACCAAACTGCCGTTGACGTAGACTTTTGCTTCTCTTCCCTGGCTCATTTTAGTCCGCCATTGGTTCGACGCCTTCGAGACCCGGGATGCCCTCGACTCCCATCGACGCCAATTCGCGTTTGAGTTCCTGTTCGTCCTGGATGTTCTGTGACAGCTCCATCGCCTGCGCGAAGTTCTTCACGAGCCCACAGTTCGGTCCCTCTGGGGTCTCAGAAGGACAGATGCGACCCCACTGGGTCGCGTGCAGGTCGCGAGCTTCGAAGTGTGGCTGGCTGCGCGACAGCGGCGAGCGCAGTCGGCGCAGGTGAGAGAGCACACCCATGTAGTCGGTACGGTCGACGAGCTGGGACACCCCAGAGCGGCCGCCGACCCAGTTGCCCGTCGCAATCGGGTGTTCTAAGCGTTCGGTGAGCACGTCGGAACGGACGACGGTGTTCACCGAGAGGTTCCGGTTACGCATGTTTGCCCGCTCGAGCTGGTACTTCACGTCGCGTGCGAGCTTGTTGAGCGCGGTCCGGAACAGGTCTTTCATCAGGTCGCCGCTGACCTTGAGCCGCTTGTTAGCGTAGTGGTCTTTGTCGTCGGAGTCACGGCGGTGCAGCGCGAGTTCGAAACACGCCTCGGCCATGCGACAGAGGTAGTACGCTTTGTTGATGCGGACTTCTTCTTCATCGACGCCTTCCTCGTGGAGGTGCGGGAGGAGGTAGCGGTCGATGACGTAGTTGGCCCGCTTCAGCTGGTAGTTCTTACCCTGACCGCTGGCGACGCGCTTGCCGAGCGTCTCGATGGCTTCCTCGGTCGTCTGGACCTCGGCGGCTTCGAGATTTTCGAGCATGAACTTCACGACCTCCGGGTCTTCGGAGACACGGTGCACGATTTCTTCGTCGGATTCCAGTCCAAGCGCGCGGACGAGCGTGACGAAACTCACGCTGCCCGAGACGGATGGGAACGAGACTTCGAGGAGGCCTTCACGATTCCGTTCACAGAGCACGAGCGCGCGGTAGCCGCGGCGCTGGCTGAACGTTTTTGCCACCTGAATCTCGTCGCCGTACTTCGTGTCGTACTCGGCGAGAATCTTGTTCGGTGCGAGGTCTTCGCTGGTCATGAGCACGCGCTCTGACCCGTTTACGATGAAGTAGCCACCGGGGTCTGCGGGGTCTTCACCGATTTCGACGAGTTCGTCGTGGTTGAAGCCGTTCAGGTTGCATTTAGAAGAGCCAACCATGATTGGCATGCGGCCGACTTTCGTCTCGGCCTGGTCGACGACTCGTTCTTCTTCTTCCTCGCCGCCTTTGATGATGGACATTTCCA encodes:
- a CDS encoding DNA-directed RNA polymerase subunit B'', with translation MNTDDRRAISRQYFSRERLAEHHFRSFNAFLERGMQEVVDEKATIETDIGDKEGEEPVYVELGNVRVVTPRVREADGSEELLYPQEARLRNITYAAPVFMEMSIIKGGEEEEERVVDQAETKVGRMPIMVGSSKCNLNGFNHDELVEIGEDPADPGGYFIVNGSERVLMTSEDLAPNKILAEYDTKYGDEIQVAKTFSQRRGYRALVLCERNREGLLEVSFPSVSGSVSFVTLVRALGLESDEEIVHRVSEDPEVVKFMLENLEAAEVQTTEEAIETLGKRVASGQGKNYQLKRANYVIDRYLLPHLHEEGVDEEEVRINKAYYLCRMAEACFELALHRRDSDDKDHYANKRLKVSGDLMKDLFRTALNKLARDVKYQLERANMRNRNLSVNTVVRSDVLTERLEHPIATGNWVGGRSGVSQLVDRTDYMGVLSHLRRLRSPLSRSQPHFEARDLHATQWGRICPSETPEGPNCGLVKNFAQAMELSQNIQDEQELKRELASMGVEGIPGLEGVEPMAD